In Deinococcus psychrotolerans, the genomic window GGCGACATGAAAAAGCTGCGCGACTTGCTGCTGGCCTTAGACGGCAAAGTCAGCGCCTTTGGGCTGGGCGGCACCGATATCTATATCGTGGCGGGTGACAAGCGCTACACCTTCCGCGAAATTGCGCCGCTGGTGGCGGGCCTTAAAACCCCGATCGTGGACGGCTCCGGCCTCAAGCACACCCTGGAGCGCGAGGCGATTAAGCAACTCGAACCGCTGATTCACTGGAAAGGCTGCCGCACTTTGCTGGTCTCCAGCGTTGACCGTTTCGGTATGGCCGAAGCCTTGTCTGAGGCGGGCGCGAACGTGCTTTACGGCGACATTGTTTTCGGGCTGAATCTGAATGTGCCGCTGCGCAGCATGAACAGCATCCGCAAGGTGGCCAAAGTGATTTTGCCGGCCTTGACCTTTTTGCCGTTCAAGTGGTTTTACCCCACCGGCGAAAAGCAGGAACAGAGCGTGCAGGGCGTGGGCACCCAGTATTACGAGTGGGCCGAGGTGATTGCCGGTGACACCCACTATGTCAAGCGCTACGCTCCCGACAAGCTGGAGGGCAAAACCATTTTGACCCAGACCATTACTGAAGCAGACCGCGAGTGGGCGCGGCAGCACGGCGTGAAGCGGCTGATCACCACCACGCCGCGCATTGGAAGCCGTAACTTCGCCACCAACGTGATGGAAGCCATGCTGGTGGCCTCCCAAGATGCCGGCGCGGCGCTGAGTGAAGCGCAGTACCGCGACCTGCTTTTGGAACTGGATTTCAGGCCGCAAGTGACGGAGTTTTGAGCGCTGCGTTGAATGGATTTTTGCTGTGACCGCCCGGCGCCCGGCCTCCTTGTAGGCGCTCTCGCCTGCGCTACACAACTCGGGATGCTGAGGAAGAGTTGGCAGGCCCGGCTCAGTTAAACTTTCTGCATGAGGCACCCGCAATGACCACCACCTTTTTTGTCGGCCCGGTCGGCCAAGATGTCGGCCTGACCAGTTTGGCCCTCGGCCTCGCCCGCGCGTTGTCGCGCAGTGGAGCCAGCGTCGCCTTTCTCAAGCCGATTGCCCAAGACCACAGCGCCGCCGACCGCAGCACCGTGTTCGCCCGCACCTTTTTGCAAACGGTTCCCGACCCCTTGCCCCGTGCCCACGCCGAAATGCTGCTGGGCAGAGAAGACAGCGATGACCTGTTAGAAGAAATAGTGGCGCTGGCCGAACAAGCCCGCAGCGGCGCGGACATCGTGGTGGTGGAGGGGCTCAACCTCAGCGGCGGCAACAGCTATGCGGGCGGCCTCAACGCTCTGATCTCGCGCACGCTGGGGGCCGAGGCGGTCTTGGTGGCCTCTATGCGCGGCCTGGACACCGGCATGGGAGCGGGAGCGCTGGGCGACAGCTTAGAGATCACCGCCCGCGACTACGACCGCTCGGACGGTGGCGGGCTGGCGGGTCTGATTCTCAACCACGTGCCGCTGGGCACCGACTTCGGCGCGGCGCTGGCCGAGTTGCGCCGCCACGCGCCGAGTCTGGCGGGCGGCAAGTTGCCGCTGCTGGGCGTGGTGGGTGAGCAGACCGAGTTGTACGCGCCGCGCACCGGCGACGTGGCCCGCACGCTGGGGGCCGTTATTCTCAACGAAGGTGAACTCAATACCCGCCGCGTGATCAGCACGGTGGTTTCGGCTCGCAGCGCACCCTACGTGGCCGACTTGCTGCGGCCCGGCGCACTGGTGGTGGCTCCCGGCGACCGCGAAGACATCGTAATGGCCGCCAGCCTGGCGCACCTCTCCGGCGTGCCGCTGGCGGGCCTGCTGCTCACGGCGGACAGCGCTCCCGACGACTCGATTGCCCGGCTGTGCCGCTCGGCGCTCAGCGGGTCGATGCCGGTGCTGCAAGTGGCGGCCAACACCTACACCACCGCCGGACGCCTGACCCAGATGGAGCGCAAGATCCCGTTGGACGACTTGGAACGCTTGGAGCGCACCCTGGAATTTATGGCCGACCGCCTCGACATTCAGCCGCTCAAGGGGCTGCTGAGCGGCACTGCTCCGCTGCGCGAACGCCGCATGACCCCGCCTGCTTTTCGGCACTACCTGGTCGAGCAGTCCCGAGCCGCCGCCAAGCGGGTGGTGTTGCCGGAAGGTGACGAGCCGCGCACCATCAAGGCCGCCGTGATCTGCCACGAAAAAGGCATCGCCCGCTGCGTGCTGCTGGCTCCTCCCGAGCGGGTGCGGGCGGTGGCCGAGGCGCAGGGCGTGACGCTGCCGCCCGAGCTGGAAATTTTAGACCCCGAAACGGTGCGTGGGCGCTACGTCGCGCCGATGGTGGAGCAGCGCCGCAGCAAGGGTCTGACCGAGCCGATGGCTGAGGCGCAACTCGAAGACAACGTGGTGCTGGGCACCATGATGCTGTCGCTGGGTGAAGTGGACGGCTTGGTGTCGGGCGCAGTCCACACCACCGCCAACACCGTGCGGCCCGCGCTGCAACTCATCAAAACTGCGCCGGGAGCGGCTCTGGTCAGCTCCATCTTTTTTATGCTGATGCCCGAACAGGTGCTGGTCTACGGCGACGCGGCCATCAATCCCAACCCCAATGCGCAGGAACTGGCTGACATCGCCATTCAATCGGCGGACTCGGCAGCCGCCTTCGGGATCGAGCCGAGAATCGCCATGCTCAGCTACTCCACTGGCACGTCCGGCTCGGGCGAGGACGTCGAAAAGGTGGCCGAGGCGACCCGCTTGGTCAAAGAGCGTCGCCCCGACCTCAACGTGGACGGCCCGCTGCAATACGACGCGGCCAGCGTGCTGAGCGTCGGCCAGCAAAAGGCTCCCGGTTCCAGCGTGGCAGGCCGCGCCACCGTCTTTATTTTCCCCGATCTCAACACTGGCAACACCACTTACAAAGCGGTGCAGCGAAGCGCAGGCGTGGTGGCGGTGGGGCCCATGCTTCAGGGCCTGCGCAAGCCGGTCAACGACCTCTCGCGCGGCGCACTGGTGGACGATATCGTTTACACCATCGCGCTGACGGCCATTCAAGCGGCGCAGGTCAGCAAAGCAGGGGAGACGGCGACTGAACTTCCCGGAGGTGGGTGAACGGCCCGGTTCTCCTGCGGCTGATTCTGGAGCAGGGTGAACGCTGGGTCATCTGGAAACCGGGTGATTTGAGCGCCGATGTGCTGGTCTGCCAAGCTGGACGTCTCGCCGCCTTTACTGACGCTGACGAGGCGCAGATTTGGGCGGCGGCAAAAAACTGGACTTTGACGATAGGAAACACCTGCGATTTCACGGCGGTTCTTCGGCATCTGCGCGGCGAGCAGCTTCAAGCCGACGCCTCTGCGCTGCTGGGCATCTGGAACTTGAGTATGGATCTGGCCGAGGGTCTTTTGAAGCCCAACCACCCGGTGCTGAGCCGCAGCGTCGCCCTTGACCGGCTCCACGACCAACTGACGGCGCTGGCGATGCCTTGGTCGGTGCTTGATCAGCCACCCCAGCGGGCCGATCTCGACGGCGGCGTGCTGGAACAGTTAACTGCTCAAGCCACTTCGCTTTTCGAGCGGCAGCTCAGCGCCGCGTTGCAGGCCTGAGCCGGCGCAGCCTACACTCAGGTATGGTCACTGCTATTGTTCTGGTGCAAGCCGAGCGCTCCCTTATCCCCGAAACTGCCGCGCTGCTCGCTCAAGTCAAGCACGTCCGCGAGGTCTACAGCGTCACCGGCGACTGGGACATCGTGGCGATGCTCAAGTTGCCGAGTTACGACGATCTCGACGACGTGGTCACCGCCCACCTGCGCAAACTCCCCGGCATCGTCAAGACCCAGACCATGCTGGCCTTCCGCGCTTACAGCGAAACGGCGCTGGATGAGGGTTTCGGGATCGGTTTAGACGGCTAAAAAAGGTGAGACGCTGCTGAGACGCTTCCCCGCCAGACTGAGTGCACTTGAGTCGCTAGCGGAGCACAGGGCTCCGAACTGCGCCGCGCTTGAGAAAGGAAGGGAAACCGAAAATGAAACGTCTCGCGTCACTTTTGTTTGTGCTGCCCACCCTGCTGCTGGCCTGCGGCGGCCCCGCTGCGCCCAAGCCTCAACCTGGCCCTGGCCCTGGGCCTAATCCCGGCCCAATCAATTCGGTGGCGCGGGTCGAGATCAATTCGGCGTCGTTGGTGTTTGAAAACGGCAAAGCGGGTCAGCAGATCATTGCTCAAGCTTTCGACGCAAAGGGCAATGTCGTGAATACCCCGATCAGCTATCAGTCGAGTAAGCCTGACGTGATCGCGGTAGACGCCAGTGGACAGGCGGCGGCCAAAAGCGTGGGCAGCAGCCAGATCGTGGCGGTGGCGGGCGGGGTGCGCTCCAGTCCGGCCATCGCGGCCAGCGCCATTTTGGCGGACAACGTGGTCAGGATTCCTGACAGCAAAGTGGTCGGTGCGCCGCAGTTTGCCGAGGGGGTGACGCCGTTTAGCGTGGGCAGCACCTACACGGTGGTGCTGAAAGAGGTGTCGCCCACCGCTGGCAAACTGTGGTTCAGCAAAGCGCCCAACGGGATGACGGTGCAGGGCAAGGTGCTGTCCAGCCGCCCAGTGGCCAGCGGCACCGAGGTCACGCTGGAAATCGTGCCGATCAGCGACGTGTTCAAAGACATGAGCATCAGTGAGGACATAGCAGTCAAGGCCGAGGAAGTGGAGTTCGGTGCCGCCACCAAGGCCGCTTACACCATCACCCGTCAGGCCGACGACACCTTCGTGTTCACGCCCAAAGACACCAACGCGCTGTCCGGCAACCTCGCGCCGCTGAGCTTTAACGTGGGCCCGTTTAGCTGCGACGGTTCGCTGCCCGACGCGGCTTTTAATCTCGGCACGCCCAGTTTCACCTTGAACCCCGGCAGTCCGCAGTGGAATTTCGTCTGGCAAACGCCGCTGCCCGCCATTCCCTTTATCACCGATGGGCGGGCAGGCAGGCTGAAGGTGCTCTTCACCGCCACACCTACGCTGACCGTCCGCAGCGGCAACCACAGCATCACTGGCAATTTCAACAACCAATCGGTGACGTGCCGCTACAGAGACGACGTGCGGGTGGGGTTTTCTGCCTTCGGTCTGGGCTTCGCGGCCCGCATGAAACCCGGCGTCACTCTGGGCGGCAGTTTCGGGGCGGGCACCCGCACTTTGTCGGCAGTGGGCAGCGTCAGCAGCAATATCCGGGTGGGCTTTGATTGCCGCGCTCCGAGTGGCTGCACCACTTTGTCGCAGGGCAGCCTGGGCACGGTACGAGGAGCAGTCTCGTTTGGCGGAACGGGCGACCTCGCCGGAACCCTGCGCGATTTCAAGGCGGGTGTCTTCATGGACGCGGGCGTGGAAGTTCAGACTCCCATCAAGACCTTCGATTTGATCCGCTTTACCGAAGGCTACCGGATCAACACCGATTTCGCGCCGCTGGCGACCCAAATCAGCAGCGGCAATCCCAGCGACTACAAGATGGGACTGTATGCCAAAGTTGATCCGTTTTCGCTCATCAAAGATCTGGTCAAGTTTGCGATTGGGGTCAATGTCGGCGGCCTGCCCGATATCAATTTGGAAGAACAAACTTTGCAGTCACCGCTGATCAAGAGCCTGAATCTCAACGCTGCTAAAACGCAGGTGATAGTCAATATGGACGCCAGCCGCCTGAATTTCTACACCCTGGTGGCTCCATTCAGCCTCGGCTACAACGTTAAAAAAGTGCGCTTGATCGAGAAGTCGGCAGGCGGCACCCTGACCACGCTGGCAGACGTGACGCCCATCTCCGGCGCGGCTTCGGTGACGCTGAATATTCCCGCCAGCGCCGACCTGGAACGCCTGTACATCACCTTGATTCCCAACGTGTTGGATCAGCTTCCGGTGGGGACGGTGAAGGTGACGGGCCAATAACCCCCGCCCCCAGCGCCGCGCGTGGAGGAGACTTTGCTCTCTTCTCCACGCGCGGCTTCTTTAGCACTAAAATCTAAAGCGTGCTTGAATTTCACTTGCTGGGCAGTCCAAAGGTGCTGATCGGTGCTCAGACCTTTGAAGTGCGGCCCAGCAAACCCGCCGCGCTGCTGTTTTACTTGGTGATTCAGGGAAGCTGGGTCAGCCGCGACGCGCTGGCCGAGCTGCTGCTTCCTGAAGCGGGCGAGCAGCAGGCCCGTCACAACTTGCGGCTCAATCTCTCCAGAGCGCTCAAATTGCCCTGGGCGCGGGGCGTAGAGGTCGAATCCTCCCGGCTGCGTTTTGCCGCACGCACCGACGTGGCCGAGGTCGAGCGGGCCGCTGAGGAGCGCGAGTTCGAGCAGGTGATCTCGCTTTATCACTCGCCGCTGCTCTCCGGCTTTCCGCTGATTCACCTTCCCGCGCTCGCGGCCTGGGCCGAAGAAGAACGCGCCCGCATCGAGCAGGTGTTTTTGGAGGCGCTGAGTGGTCGCGCCGATCAGCTCCGCAGTGCCGGACGCAGCCGTGAGGCGCTGGACTGCTTGGAGCAGCGCCTTGTGCGCGAACCCCTTTCGGAACGGACTCTTCAGGCCGCTCTGTCGCTGTGTCTGAGCCTCGAAGACCGCGAACGTGGCGTGCGGCTCTATGCCCGCTTTGCACAGGAACTGCTCACAGAAACCCAGCTTGAGCCGCTGCCGCCTACCTGGGCGCTGGTGGAAGCGCTGCGGCGCGGATCAAAGGCCTTGCCCCGCGCTGCGCCGCTGCCCGCTTCGCTGCAAAGCTCAGCGCATCTGGTGGGCCGCGCCGCCGAACGCGCCCGCTTGCGCTCCGCTTTGCCGGGGTGGGTGCTGCTCAGCGGTGAGGCGGGGGTGGGCAAAAGCCATTTGCTGCGCGACGCTTTGCCGCAGGCCCGCTTCTTAAGTGGTGTGGAGGGCCTATCTGGGGTGCCGTACCATCCGCTGATCGCGCATCTGCGCCGCGAGCCGCTGCCGGACGTGGGCGCTTATACCCAAGATTTGGCACGGGTGTTGCCAGAACTGTCGTCACACTTGCCCCCGCTGCTCGATCCGCACACGGCACGCTTGCGTCTTCTCGAAGCGCTGGCCCGCGCCCTGACCGCTGACAGCAGACCTATAGTCCTCGATGACGCCCAGTGGGCCGACGACGCCACCTTGGAGTGGCTGAGTTATGTGCGTGAGCGCCCCGCCCTCTCGGTGGTGATCGCTTACCGGCGAGAAGAGCAGCACACACTCAGCCGCTGGCTGGGGCCCTGGCGCTCGGGAGCGCTCGAACTCCCGCTCGAACCGCTGAGTCAAGACGACCTCGGCGAGTGGCTCAGAAGCTTGATCGACCGGCCAGATGTGCCGCACCACTTCGCCGCTTGGCTGCACCGGCACAGCGGCGGCCATCCGCTGTACGCCTTAGAAACGCTGCGGTCTTTATTTGAAGCGGGCGTGCTGCGCTTTGGTCAACATGACTGGCACACTGACCTCGATCAGCGCACCAAGGATTACGCCGAGTTGCCGCCGCCGCCCAAGTTGCGTCAACTGGTGCAGGCCCGCTTGGAGCGTTTACCGTTGCCGGTTCAGCGGCTTTTAGAAGCGCTCAGTGTGCTGGGCGATGTGGGCGCGGCGGCGCAGCGGCCCCTGCTCGGCACACTGCTGCACCTGAGCGAATTGGAGGTGCTCGACGGTGTTGAAGCTGCTCAAGCGGCGGCGCTGCTGCGCCAAGACCAAGGAGCGGCGGGCGAAGACTTGGGCTTGTCGTTTGCCCACGATCTGCTGCGCCAAGCGATCTCCGCCGCGCTTTCGCCGGCACGTCGGCGGTATTTGCACGCAGGCGCGGCGGCGTGGTTGGAGCAGCGACCGGCGCAGTGGCAGATGGAGAATCTGAGCGCAGTGATCGCCCGCCACTGGGAGCAAGCTGGGCAGCCGGAAAACAGTTGGCCCGCTAAGGTGCGCTGGGCCGAAGAATTGCAAAGTCGGGGGCAGTACGCGGCGGCCTCTGAACTCTGGCGCGGCCTGCTGGCTGCGTTTCCCGCCGCTCACCCGCTCGAGTGTCAAACCCGTGTGCTGCTGGGCCGGTTGCTGCTGTGGGAAAATTTGGATGAGGGCAGCCAGCAACTGCTGACCGCCTTAGATTTGCTTTCCCAAGACGGAGACGGAGCCGAAGAAGCAGGCGAGCATCAAGCCGCCCTCCTCAAGCTTGAGGCCCAGATCGGCTTATCGGAGCTGGCACTTTATTGGGGAGACGTTCCCCAAGCGCGGCAGTGGCTGGCCGCCGCTACCGAGCAAGTGGAGAGACTCGAAACCGCAGGCCAGCGCTTGCCGCCGCCGCTCGCCCAGTCTTTGACCGAGCAGCGCATCGAAACCGGCTTTCGGGGCGGCGCGTTTAGCGAGGTGCAGCGTCTTTTGGCGGCTGAAGCAGCGCCCTGGCCCATGCTCAGGGTCTATCAAGCGCATTTGGATTTCTATGCGGGGCGCTACCGCCGCGCCGCTCAAACTTTGGCGGCTTTGCTGAAGCGGTTTCCTGAGCTGGCCCATGTTCAGACTTTGGAAGCGGACTTGGGACTGTGTCACGTCTTTTTGGGCGACCTTGCCGCAGGCCGCGCAGCGCTGACCGCCAGCCTCGAGCGCACAAGCAACCTGCACGCCCTGACGCTCGGCCACTCCAATATGGGCTTACTTGAACTTTACGCTGGCCGCTTGCCTGAGGCCCAGCAGCACCTGGCGCAGGCCGCCGCCCTCGCCCGGCAGATCAATTCCAATACTTACCTGGCCGACGTGCTGCACCGCCAAGCGGGAATCCACTTTGTGAGCGGCGACTGGGGCGCGGTCTTTGCTCTTTTACATGAGGCCCACGCACTGATGCAGGCGGTAGGCGACCCTTTTCGGCAGATGTACGTGGGCTGCGTTTATGCTGCGTTGCTGGCTTTCCAAGGCCGCGAAGCGCAGGCGCGGGCGCTGCTGAGCGCTTATTCGCTGAGCGCGGACACGCCTCTAATGGCC contains:
- a CDS encoding quinate 5-dehydrogenase produces the protein MLSHWKPAPAGYKHVVSVSLGSSKRDAREETELLGQKFVLERIGTDGDMKKLRDLLLALDGKVSAFGLGGTDIYIVAGDKRYTFREIAPLVAGLKTPIVDGSGLKHTLEREAIKQLEPLIHWKGCRTLLVSSVDRFGMAEALSEAGANVLYGDIVFGLNLNVPLRSMNSIRKVAKVILPALTFLPFKWFYPTGEKQEQSVQGVGTQYYEWAEVIAGDTHYVKRYAPDKLEGKTILTQTITEADREWARQHGVKRLITTTPRIGSRNFATNVMEAMLVASQDAGAALSEAQYRDLLLELDFRPQVTEF
- the pta gene encoding phosphate acetyltransferase, with translation MTTTFFVGPVGQDVGLTSLALGLARALSRSGASVAFLKPIAQDHSAADRSTVFARTFLQTVPDPLPRAHAEMLLGREDSDDLLEEIVALAEQARSGADIVVVEGLNLSGGNSYAGGLNALISRTLGAEAVLVASMRGLDTGMGAGALGDSLEITARDYDRSDGGGLAGLILNHVPLGTDFGAALAELRRHAPSLAGGKLPLLGVVGEQTELYAPRTGDVARTLGAVILNEGELNTRRVISTVVSARSAPYVADLLRPGALVVAPGDREDIVMAASLAHLSGVPLAGLLLTADSAPDDSIARLCRSALSGSMPVLQVAANTYTTAGRLTQMERKIPLDDLERLERTLEFMADRLDIQPLKGLLSGTAPLRERRMTPPAFRHYLVEQSRAAAKRVVLPEGDEPRTIKAAVICHEKGIARCVLLAPPERVRAVAEAQGVTLPPELEILDPETVRGRYVAPMVEQRRSKGLTEPMAEAQLEDNVVLGTMMLSLGEVDGLVSGAVHTTANTVRPALQLIKTAPGAALVSSIFFMLMPEQVLVYGDAAINPNPNAQELADIAIQSADSAAAFGIEPRIAMLSYSTGTSGSGEDVEKVAEATRLVKERRPDLNVDGPLQYDAASVLSVGQQKAPGSSVAGRATVFIFPDLNTGNTTYKAVQRSAGVVAVGPMLQGLRKPVNDLSRGALVDDIVYTIALTAIQAAQVSKAGETATELPGGG
- a CDS encoding Lrp/AsnC family transcriptional regulator, with product MVTAIVLVQAERSLIPETAALLAQVKHVREVYSVTGDWDIVAMLKLPSYDDLDDVVTAHLRKLPGIVKTQTMLAFRAYSETALDEGFGIGLDG
- a CDS encoding ATP-binding protein, producing the protein MLEFHLLGSPKVLIGAQTFEVRPSKPAALLFYLVIQGSWVSRDALAELLLPEAGEQQARHNLRLNLSRALKLPWARGVEVESSRLRFAARTDVAEVERAAEEREFEQVISLYHSPLLSGFPLIHLPALAAWAEEERARIEQVFLEALSGRADQLRSAGRSREALDCLEQRLVREPLSERTLQAALSLCLSLEDRERGVRLYARFAQELLTETQLEPLPPTWALVEALRRGSKALPRAAPLPASLQSSAHLVGRAAERARLRSALPGWVLLSGEAGVGKSHLLRDALPQARFLSGVEGLSGVPYHPLIAHLRREPLPDVGAYTQDLARVLPELSSHLPPLLDPHTARLRLLEALARALTADSRPIVLDDAQWADDATLEWLSYVRERPALSVVIAYRREEQHTLSRWLGPWRSGALELPLEPLSQDDLGEWLRSLIDRPDVPHHFAAWLHRHSGGHPLYALETLRSLFEAGVLRFGQHDWHTDLDQRTKDYAELPPPPKLRQLVQARLERLPLPVQRLLEALSVLGDVGAAAQRPLLGTLLHLSELEVLDGVEAAQAAALLRQDQGAAGEDLGLSFAHDLLRQAISAALSPARRRYLHAGAAAWLEQRPAQWQMENLSAVIARHWEQAGQPENSWPAKVRWAEELQSRGQYAAASELWRGLLAAFPAAHPLECQTRVLLGRLLLWENLDEGSQQLLTALDLLSQDGDGAEEAGEHQAALLKLEAQIGLSELALYWGDVPQARQWLAAATEQVERLETAGQRLPPPLAQSLTEQRIETGFRGGAFSEVQRLLAAEAAPWPMLRVYQAHLDFYAGRYRRAAQTLAALLKRFPELAHVQTLEADLGLCHVFLGDLAAGRAALTASLERTSNLHALTLGHSNMGLLELYAGRLPEAQQHLAQAAALARQINSNTYLADVLHRQAGIHFVSGDWGAVFALLHEAHALMQAVGDPFRQMYVGCVYAALLAFQGREAQARALLSAYSLSADTPLMARMFYHRAYAALYLVSGRAHLAGPHSRADVGLARAAEFQYELEHAQRLSDQIAAALTHRP